From Rhododendron vialii isolate Sample 1 chromosome 10a, ASM3025357v1, the proteins below share one genomic window:
- the LOC131304199 gene encoding ABC transporter I family member 11, chloroplastic isoform X3, translating into MASSPLIVSPVAVFGSPRIPTAESCFRRSNPTFKVSCDLSCFQVKDVSYRPPGTQINLLNGVNISLPEKSFGLIFGRSGSGKTTLLQLIAGLSKPTSGSIYIQRYGNDGKALQSSEELTPEKVGIVFQFPERYFVADSVLEEVIFGWPMQRGGLQLKELLASKLQKAIISVGMQGIPLDKDPHSLSGGYKRRLALAIQLVQIPDLLILDEPLAGLDWKARADVVKLLKHLKKELTLLVVSHDLKDS; encoded by the exons ATGGCGAGCAGTCCCTTAATCGTATCCCCGGTGGCCGTGTTCGGTTCCCCAAGAATTCCAACTGCTGAATCATGCTTTAGGCG GAGCAATCCAACATTCAAAGTCTCCTGCGACCTCTCCTGCTTCCAA GTAAAGGATGTTAGCTACCGCCCCCCAGGGACCCAGATCAATCTTTTGAATGGAGTGAACATCTCTCTTCCTGAAAAAAG TTTTGGCTTGATTTTTGGACGGAGTGGAAGTGGGAAAACTACTCTCTTGCAG CTTATTGCAGGGCTAAGCAAACCAACATCAGGCTCCATTTACATTCAGAGATATGGTAATGATGGCAAGGCACTTCAATCTTCTGAAGAATTAACTCCAGAAAAAGTTGGTATAGTTTTTCAGTTTCCTGAGAG GTATTTTGTGGCAGACAGTGTTCTTGAAGAGGTTATATTTGGATGGCCAATGCAAAGGGGTGGCCTTCAATTGAAAGAGCTTCTTGCTTCAAAACTCCAGAAAGCTATTATTTCA GTTGGTATGCAAGGAATCCCCTTGGATAAAGACCCTCACTCTCTAAGTGGTGGATACAAACGGCGGCTGGCCCTAGCAATTCAATTA GTACAGATTCCTGACTTATTGATATTGGATGAACCTCTTGCTGGTCTTG ATTGGAAAGCACGTGCAGATGTTGTAAAGTTGCTGAAGCATTTAAAGAAAGAGCTAACTTTACTTGTTGTCAGCCATGACCTCAA GGACTCATGA
- the LOC131304199 gene encoding ABC transporter I family member 11, chloroplastic isoform X2: MASSPLIVSPVAVFGSPRIPTAESCFRRNPTFKVSCDLSCFQVKDVSYRPPGTQINLLNGVNISLPEKSFGLIFGRSGSGKTTLLQLIAGLSKPTSGSIYIQRYGNDGKALQSSEELTPEKVGIVFQFPERYFVADSVLEEVIFGWPMQRGGLQLKELLASKLQKAIISVGMQGIPLDKDPHSLSGGYKRRLALAIQLVQIPDLLILDEPLAGLDWKARADVVKLLKHLKKELTLLVVSHDLKELAPLVDRSWKMEIGGVLKEEPLPAC; this comes from the exons ATGGCGAGCAGTCCCTTAATCGTATCCCCGGTGGCCGTGTTCGGTTCCCCAAGAATTCCAACTGCTGAATCATGCTTTAGGCG CAATCCAACATTCAAAGTCTCCTGCGACCTCTCCTGCTTCCAA GTAAAGGATGTTAGCTACCGCCCCCCAGGGACCCAGATCAATCTTTTGAATGGAGTGAACATCTCTCTTCCTGAAAAAAG TTTTGGCTTGATTTTTGGACGGAGTGGAAGTGGGAAAACTACTCTCTTGCAG CTTATTGCAGGGCTAAGCAAACCAACATCAGGCTCCATTTACATTCAGAGATATGGTAATGATGGCAAGGCACTTCAATCTTCTGAAGAATTAACTCCAGAAAAAGTTGGTATAGTTTTTCAGTTTCCTGAGAG GTATTTTGTGGCAGACAGTGTTCTTGAAGAGGTTATATTTGGATGGCCAATGCAAAGGGGTGGCCTTCAATTGAAAGAGCTTCTTGCTTCAAAACTCCAGAAAGCTATTATTTCA GTTGGTATGCAAGGAATCCCCTTGGATAAAGACCCTCACTCTCTAAGTGGTGGATACAAACGGCGGCTGGCCCTAGCAATTCAATTA GTACAGATTCCTGACTTATTGATATTGGATGAACCTCTTGCTGGTCTTG ATTGGAAAGCACGTGCAGATGTTGTAAAGTTGCTGAAGCATTTAAAGAAAGAGCTAACTTTACTTGTTGTCAGCCATGACCTCAA GGAGCTGGCCCCTCTAGTTGATCGGTCATGGAAGATGGAAATTGGTGGAGTGCTTAAAGAAGAACCTCTACCTGCTTGCTAG
- the LOC131303682 gene encoding probable metal-nicotianamine transporter YSL6: MGTETSNATVEISEPLILQPEKTREVEFERIPEWKEQITVRGLVVSAVLGGLFCIITHKLNLTVGIIPSLNVGAGLLGFFFVKSWTGFCSKLGFSVQPFTRQENTVIQTCVVACYGLAFSGGFGSYLIAMDDRTYKLIGADYPGNRAEDVKSPGLWWMIGFLFVVSFLGLFSLVPLRKVMVMDYKLTYPSGTATAMLINSFHTTTGAELAGNQVTCLGKYLSISLVWSCFKWFFSGIGDSCGFDNFPTLGLALFKNTFYFDFSPTYVGCGLICPHIVNCSVLLGAIVSWGILWPYISQHAGDWYPADLGSNDFKGLYGYKVFIAISIILGDGLYNLVKIIAITVRELCNKSTKEKNLPIVNEVSDDKSSELLMEQRKRDELFLKDRIPSWVAVSGYVGLAAISTATIPAIFPPLKWYLVLCSYLFAPALAFCNSYGTGLTDWSLASTYGKIGLFIIASLVGRDGGVIAGLAACGVMMAIVSTAADLMQDFKTGYLTLSSARAMFVSQLIGTAMGCVIAPLTFWLFWTAFDVGSPDGPYKAPYAVIFREMAILGIEGFSELPKHCLALCCGFFVAALVVNLLRDVTPTKVSQFIPIPMAMAVPFYIGAYFAIDMFVGTVILFVWERINRKNAEDYAGAVASGLICGDGIWTIPSAILSIFKVNPPICMYFGPSASS, encoded by the exons ATGGGGACGGAAACTTCGAATGCAACCGTGGAAATATCGGAGCCGTTGATTCTCCAACCGGAGAAGACCAGGGAAGTTGAATTCGAGAGGATTCCAGAATGGAAAGAGCAGATCACGGTAAGAGGGCTGGTGGTCAGCGCCGTGTTGGGGGGACTCTTCTGTATCATTACGCACAAGCTCAATCTCACGGTGGGGATCATTCCCTCGCTCAATGTCGGCGCCGGATTGTTGGGCTTCTTCTTTGTCAAGTCGTGGACGGGGTTTTGTTCCAAGCTGGGGTTTTCGGTTCAGCCCTTTACGAGGCAGGAGAATACCGTCATACAGACTTGTGTCGTCGCTTGTTATGGCCTCGCCTTCAGTG GGGGATTTGGTTCATATTTGATTGCAATGGATGATAGAACTTACAAACTTATTGGTGCGGATTATCCTGGTAATCGAGCGGAGGATGTAAAGAGCCCTGGCCTGTGGTGGATGATtgggtttttgtttgttgtCAGTTTTCTGGGGCTATTTAGTCTCGTTCCACTTCGCAAG GTTATGGTCATGGATTATAAGCTTACATACCCCAGCGGAACAGCAACAGCCATGTTGATAAACAGCTTTCACACAACAACTGGAGCTGAGCTTGCTGG GAATCAAGTCACATGTCTTGGCAAATATTTGAGCATAAGTTTAGTCTGGAGCTGCTTTAAATGGTTCTTCAGTGGTATTGGGGATTCTTGTGGATTTGACAATTTTCCTACGCTTGGTTTGGCACTATTTAAGAACAC ATTCTATTTCGACTTTAGTCCAACTTATGTCGGATGTGGTCTTATCTGCCCTCACATAGTGAACTGTTCAGTTCTTCTTGGTGCGATTGTATCATGGGGCATTCTTTGGCCCTACATATCTCAACATGCAGGAGATTGGTATCCAGCTGATCTTGGTAGCAATGATTTCAAAGGACTTTATGGGTACAAG GTCTTCATAGCCATCTCCATCATCCTTGGTGATGGCCTATACAATTTGGTTAAAATAATAGCAATAACTGTTAGGGAATTGTGTAACAAAAGCACTAAAGAGAAGAATCTTCCTATCGTTAATGAAGTTTCAG ATGACAAGTCTTCTGAACTACTAATGGAGCAAAGGAAACGAGACGAGCTGTTTCTAAAAGACAGGATACCATCCTGGGTGGCAGTTTCTGGTTACGTGGGCCTGGCTGCAATATCCACAGCTACAATACCAGCCATCTTCCCACCCCTCAAGTGGTATCTAGTCCTTTGCTCCTATCTTTTTGCCCCTGCCCTTGCCTTCTGCAACTCCTATGGAACTGGTCTCACAGACTGGAGTTTAGCCTCCACTTATGGAAAAATCGGTCTTTTCATTATTGCTTCATTGGTTGGACGCGATGGGGGCGTAATAGCCGGTTTAGCAGCTTGTGGGGTCATGATGGCCATTGTATCCACTGCAGCCGATCTCATGCAAGATTTTAAGACAGGCTACCTCACTCTCTCATCAGCCAGAGCCATGTTTGTGAGCCAATTAATTGGAACAGCCATGGGGTGTGTCATTGCCCCGCTAACATTTTGGTTGTTTTGGACTGCTTTTGATGTGGGGTCGCCCGATGGACCTTATAAAGCACCGTATGCTGTTATATTTAGGGAAATGGCCATTCTGGGAATTGAGGGGTTCTCTGAGCTTCCAAAGCATTGTCTAGCCTTGTGTTGTGGATTCTTTGTGGCTGCTTTGGTTGTTAACCTTCTGAGGGATGTGACCCCAACGAAGGTTTCTCAATTTATTCCAATTCCAATGGCTATGGCAGTACCATTTTATATCGGGGCTTACTTTGCAATTGATATGTTTGTTGGAACTGTGATATTGTTTGTCTGGGAGCGGATAAATAGGAAAAATGCAGAAGATTATGCAGGGGCTGTTGCTTCAGGTTTGATATGTGGTGATGGGATTTGGACTATTCCGTCAGCAATTCTCTCCATCTTCAAGGTGAATCCACCCATCTGCATGTACTTTGGGCCTTCTGCAAGTTCCTGA
- the LOC131304199 gene encoding ABC transporter I family member 11, chloroplastic isoform X1, with translation MASSPLIVSPVAVFGSPRIPTAESCFRRSNPTFKVSCDLSCFQVKDVSYRPPGTQINLLNGVNISLPEKSFGLIFGRSGSGKTTLLQLIAGLSKPTSGSIYIQRYGNDGKALQSSEELTPEKVGIVFQFPERYFVADSVLEEVIFGWPMQRGGLQLKELLASKLQKAIISVGMQGIPLDKDPHSLSGGYKRRLALAIQLVQIPDLLILDEPLAGLDWKARADVVKLLKHLKKELTLLVVSHDLKELAPLVDRSWKMEIGGVLKEEPLPAC, from the exons ATGGCGAGCAGTCCCTTAATCGTATCCCCGGTGGCCGTGTTCGGTTCCCCAAGAATTCCAACTGCTGAATCATGCTTTAGGCG GAGCAATCCAACATTCAAAGTCTCCTGCGACCTCTCCTGCTTCCAA GTAAAGGATGTTAGCTACCGCCCCCCAGGGACCCAGATCAATCTTTTGAATGGAGTGAACATCTCTCTTCCTGAAAAAAG TTTTGGCTTGATTTTTGGACGGAGTGGAAGTGGGAAAACTACTCTCTTGCAG CTTATTGCAGGGCTAAGCAAACCAACATCAGGCTCCATTTACATTCAGAGATATGGTAATGATGGCAAGGCACTTCAATCTTCTGAAGAATTAACTCCAGAAAAAGTTGGTATAGTTTTTCAGTTTCCTGAGAG GTATTTTGTGGCAGACAGTGTTCTTGAAGAGGTTATATTTGGATGGCCAATGCAAAGGGGTGGCCTTCAATTGAAAGAGCTTCTTGCTTCAAAACTCCAGAAAGCTATTATTTCA GTTGGTATGCAAGGAATCCCCTTGGATAAAGACCCTCACTCTCTAAGTGGTGGATACAAACGGCGGCTGGCCCTAGCAATTCAATTA GTACAGATTCCTGACTTATTGATATTGGATGAACCTCTTGCTGGTCTTG ATTGGAAAGCACGTGCAGATGTTGTAAAGTTGCTGAAGCATTTAAAGAAAGAGCTAACTTTACTTGTTGTCAGCCATGACCTCAA GGAGCTGGCCCCTCTAGTTGATCGGTCATGGAAGATGGAAATTGGTGGAGTGCTTAAAGAAGAACCTCTACCTGCTTGCTAG